DNA sequence from the Methanolobus sp. ZRKC5 genome:
ACTTTTATTGCCAGTGAAGATGCTGTCAATAAAGTTACATATTATGGCTCTGAAGTTGTGCCTGATGGTGGAAGTGACTTTGTAGACTATGAAGTAATAACTGAGGAAAATGAAACTGAACTTGTAGATGAGCAAGAAGATGGCATTCAGGAAACTATTGAAGACATCGACGAATCAGAAGAGAAAGAATCACCGGGCTTCGCATCAACCACTGGAATCCTGATACTTGCACTAATAGCTATTTTAATGGCAAAAGACAGGACAGACTAAAAAGAAAATGAAAGGAGGAGATTAATCCTCCAGTGAGGAAATGTCTCCTGGGTCCTGTCCAAGTTCCTGTGCCTTGAGCAAACGCCTCATTATCTTTCCGCTACGAGTCTTTGGCAAAGAGTCCCTAAACTCGACCTCTGATGGCATTGCTATAGGGCCAAGGTTCATCCTTACGTGGTAAAGAAGCTCCAGTTTCAACTTGTCACTGGGACTGAAACCCATACGCAATATAATGAAAGCCTTGATGGAATCTCCCTTGAGTGGGTCGGGTTTTCCAATGACAGCTGCTTCTGCTACTGCCTCATGGGATACCAGAGCACTTTCCACCTCAGCGCTACCGATGTTGTGACCTGCAACTATCAGGACATCATCAGAACGACCCAGGATCATTATGTATCCATCCTCATCTTTTACTGCAAGGTCGCCTGCGGTGTAATAGTTCCCTATAGTGTTCCAATACTGATCATACCTCTCATCATTACCGTAAACTGTTCTCATCATGGAAGGCCATGGTTCTTTTATGACAAGGAAACCACCTGTTCCGGCAGGGACAGGTTCGCCATGCTCATCCACGACATCAGCAATAACACCAGGAACAGCCCTTCCTGCAAATCCAGGTTTCATCGGCTCGCCAACCGTTGTTGTAAGCATATGCATACCTGTTTCTGTTTGCCACCATGTATCAAGGATAGGGCATTTCTCCTTGCCTATGACACGATAATACCACTCGAATGCTTCAGGATTAAGAGGCTCACCAACCGAACCCAGTACACGCAGTGAACTAAGGTTATACTGATCAGGCCACTCTTCGCCCATTCTCATGAACATACGAATCGCCGTAGGTGCTGTATAGAAGACAGTCACATCGAACTCTTCAATCATGTTCCACCAGACACCAGGGTCAGGATAGTCGGGCGTTGTTTCGGAGATCAGAATCGTTGCACCCATTGAAAGAGGACCATAGACAATGTAACTATGACCTGTGATCCAACCGGGGTCTGCGGTACACCACATGACATCGTTCTCTTTCAGGTCGAACATGTTCTTTGTAGTATAATAGGTACCAACCATATACCCACCACATGCATGAACTATTCCCTTTGCAGGACCTGTGGTTCCACTGGTATAGAGAATGAAAACTGGGTCCTCTGCATCCATGACCTCTGGCTCACACTCTTTCTCCACGTTATCCATTATCTCATGGAAATCAACTTCTATCTCTGAGAAAAGTTCCAGCTGCGGAGTCATTCTTCTGAGGACCACGATCTTTTCCACGCATGAAGCGTTGACAACAGCTTCGTCCACCAGGGTTTTGAGGTCTATGCGCTTTCCACGCCTAAGAGTTGCATCTGCTGTGATGACGATCTTTGCCTGTGCATCCTTTATTCTGGAATGCAACGCATTGGCACCGAAGCCTCCGAACACGACACTATGTACAGCACCAATACGGGCACAAGCCAGCATTGCGATGATCTGCTCGGGAACAAGCGGCATATAGATACATACCCTGTCACCTTTTTCTACTCCAAGTGACTTCAGGCCGTTGGCAAATCTCATGACATCACGATAAAGCTGGCGATATGTTAGAATTTGCTCCTCACCATTGTCACCGACCCAGATCATTGCTACTTTGTTCCTTTTGCCATTGAACACATGCCTGTCCAGACAGTTATGGGTGATGTTCAACTTGCCATTTGTAAACCACTTTGCATTCGGATGGTTCCATTCCTTTACCTTATCCCATTTCTTAAACCATTCAAGTTCTTCTGCAACATTCTCCCAGTGTTTTTCAGGATCTTTTAGAAACTCATTGTAGGCAGTTTCATAATCCTGCAACCAGGAATTTTTCTTTACAGAAGGATCGGGAAGATAGCTTTTACTATCCAGCTTGACATCAAAATTCTCAGACATGTTTACTCCCTTCATTATTATTTACCGTTGAGGTATTCGCCATGACCTCAAGTATACTCCAGGTCAATCGGACATTTTTTGCAGGGCAACCGTATCATGTCATTTTGAAAAACAAACAAAGGTTCGCGAAAGAACCCCGGGACATGAATGGGACCGCGTTGAAAGAACCACAGACAATATGTAGAATACTTTCAATTATCATGTATAATCATGATATTGGTATATACCTATTTTGGTCTCTAAAGAATTACAAAACTACGTTTGAAAAAAACCAAAAAGATAATTGAGAAACATGTTGCAAAAGAGAAAAAACCGCAAAAACAGTTACAACCGAGTTAAAAAAATAAAAAATGAAATCGAATAAAATAAAAAGAATTAAGATGAGAGTGACAGGATTGCCTCTGCCAGATCACCATTTGCATTTTTCAATGCTTCACGGGCCTGATCATCGGACACACCAGTCTGCTCTGCAACGAGCCTCACATCATCATCGGGTATTTGCAATTCCCTGGCTACATCTTCCGGGGTACCGACTATCTGATAGGTATCTGTACCCTGAGCGTTCATTATTGAGACATTGGCATCGTTGAAAACGATATCCTTTGTAGCTGTTCTTATAATGACCTGTTCAACATCATCTACGTCAGTGATGTTGATACCCATCTGCTTCATCATCTGCTTAACTTTTGCAGGGTTCATTCCCCTGCCGCCTATTCCCGGAAACATGTAATCACCTTTGATATGAATGTAAAGTACCCAATTCGTTTAGTTCATTAAGTTCATTAAATAGTTGCTTAGCAGCAACCGCCGCCACATGATGATGAGTTACAGCCACCGCCGGACTGGTTGTCAATGACAAAGCCCTTTCCTGATGGACCATCTACGTAGTCGATGTTTGCACCTGCAAGACCCTCTGCATCATCCTTACTCATTACGATCTTAAGACCTTTTACTTCAACTACAAGATCGTTCTCTTCATTAATCTCTTCTTCGAGTGACATTCCATACTGCACACCGCAGCAGCTCATGCCTGCAACGAAAACTCTGAGAGCTACATCCTTCTTATCCTGTTCTTCAAGCAGTGATTTTAATTCGACTGCTGCATTGTCAGTTACTTCTACCATTGTTGATTCCTCATTATTTGTTTGAAATGAATACTAGGTGACTACCGGGTAATCCCTTATATGTGTTTTTGATATATAAACTATTCGTATAGTTACGAACTTGTTTGCTTATTCCTACAATAAACCTCACACGAACTCAACATCATCATCTACAGGATTCTGCAAGACCTCACCGCTATAAGCATTTATTTCTAAAGAATTCCTCTGGCCTTTTATTTCCCATATGGGCACATAGACAAGATCCACCTGCAAATTAATATCTGATGGGCTTGGTTTAAATTTTTTGTGTTCGGAAATGATAGCTTCACCCTGGGAATCATCGAAACGCAGGTCACGTGTGTATTCGTCTACTATCATATCAAGAAGTTGCTTTTGAGCTTCCTCATTGGTGGTAACAGGCATTTTTACATCATATTCCACATCAGGAACGACAACACTCTCACGTACATCGGTCAAACGCATTTCCTCTAAGTTTCCATTGAGTGCATTAAGACAACCGGAACCATCGCCGGATATGTCAATTATTTTAGATTTGTAGCGATGTTCCACACCAAGTGAATAATGGTACTGCCAGAAAGGTACGAATTTCAATGTTGCTGTGTTAGCTGCCCTAACATGGGGCATTGCTATTGAAACTGCACGATCCCTTGATACATTGATAGGTGGTGAATGCAGACTCATGATAACTGAATCCATTGGCACTTTCTGAATAGGAGGTTCAGGAGGCACAGGCGCTTCAACACGAGGTTCCTCCGGAACATCAGGTACCTCTAATATAGCAGGTGTCTCTAATATTTCAACACCCTCTGATTCAGAAGAGGTAGCACTTGGACGATAATATTGTACTTCTGTTACTCGTTCCACAACAGGTGCGGACGGTCTGGAGAAACGCGAAACTAATGGCTCCTCTAACGCTGATTTTTCTACATGGGGAGAGGAACCCGTGCCAAATATAGCATTTATAGCTTCTTTTGCGATCTCATCCGACTTGTTAACCGGTTTTTTCCTGCTCGTCTCAAGCAGGTCAAGTTCTGCTGTTGATCCTTCCATGTCAGCAAGTACTGCCCTGCCTATTTTAAGAGCCATGTCATCACGACTCCATACTTTAAGACCAGATGCCTCTGCCTGACGAAGGACTTCATTGTTTGCCTCCCCGGCAATCACATAGAGACCTTCACCATCTGTTATCTGGCTTACAAATTCCCTTAGCTCTGTAAGGTTCGGGCCATATGAAAGTTTAATGAACGTCTTCAAGCCGTCCCTCTCAGCAATTAGGTCATGCCGGAAAGAATCCGTAACATTATAACCTGATGATGTGAAAATATCCCTCAAAATTCGCACTAAGTCTTGTTTCATTATGATCATTACCCATTTTATCGATTAAGTAAAATAGCTTTCTATGAATAAAAAGTATAAGGACTAGAAATAATGTTTCCTTAATTGGAAACATGAAAAATATTAAAGAACACGTGTAGTGGTTTCCAGTTCGATTCCCTTCTTTGTGACCATATAGGAAATTGTCCGGTTAGGAACAAGCATTCCACGCATCTTCCTTATCATTATAGTACGCTCGATCTCGCTTCCACGTTCATTGAGCCTGAATTCAATTACACCGTCACATATGTGGCGAAGGGTATTCTCCGTAATTGGATCGTGCATGCCACTGGTCATCAATACTAAGTGAATGGCCCCTGTTGCCCTGCCGATGGAAGAAATCAGTTCAATTGAATCGACTACTGTATTAAGACTGTAGCCGCGCAGGAAATATGAAATAGAATCTACAACACCTCGGTATTTTGTATCTCTTTTTTGTGTCACTGTGGCTTTCAGGAGATTCATCGAATCCGTACCTTTCTTAAGGAAATCCTTTGCAGAGAGATTACTTGTTAAATCCTTAGGAAGCACATTATAGAAACGTGGCCCATAAGCATCAACGAAATCAAGACGCCCATCCTCAAGATACTTTTCAACATCCCATTTCATGTTCTCCATCTCATGAACTATATCATGACCGGGATGTTCGGACGTGAAGTAGAATACTTCCTCGTCATTCAGAAGGCCACCATAAACAAATTGCTGGGCAAAAATATCGGAATTGGCACCTGGCTCCGCAAGAATCAGAATTGTTGTTCCGGGAGGTACCCCTCCCCCGAGCTGCACGTCCAATCCGGCTATCCCTGTTGAGATTCTATATCCACCTGTACCATCAAAACTATAATCCATAATTAGACCCCATATTACGCAATTATTTCTTTGTCAATTATATTAATAATGAAGTATAATAGTATTTTATAGTATATAGTAATTAGTGATGCCATGATAAAACCTGATGATCTGAAATATGATAACGGCCTCATACAGGCCATTGCTCAGGACAGTGAAACAAAAGAAGTACTCATGTGTGCCTTCATGAACAAAGAAGCAATGGAGAAGACTATTGAGAACGGCATAGTCCACTACTGGAGCCGTAGCAGACAACGCCTGTGGAAAAAGGGTGAGAGCTCCGGACACGTGCAGAAAGTTGTTGAAATAAGGATAGATTGCGATATGGATGCGGTCCTGCTATTGGTGCAACAGGAAGGAGGAGCATGCCATACAGGCTTCCGTTCATGTTTTTACAGAACAATAGATGGTGAAGAAGTAGGAGAAAAGGTATTCAACCCCGAAGATGTGTATTGATTATATTTCTTAGTAACTATTCAGCCTGACTGTTTTAATGATGCAAAAAACAATATACTATGGCTTCATTCTATGTGTTAAAAAATATTCAGTAAAATATCATAAAAAACGTCTATCAATCTGAGGGGATTTGTATAGACCGCGAAGAAATACTTGCAGTTTATGAAGCTGGTCCAGAAGCAGTAGTAGAACTTGTAACTCGATTACTTGGGATAATTGAACATCAATCTCTCCAAATTGCACAACTTGAAGAGCGTGTCAGGCATTTGGAAGAAATGCTTGAAAAGAATAGTCGCAACAGTAGCAAACCACCTTCTACTGATTCTTATGCACGGAATAAACCAACCCTTAAAAGTCAAAGAAAAAAGACCAATAAGCATGTAGGTGGTCAAAACGGTCATCCTGGTACTACATTAAGAATAAATGATGATCCGGATGAAGTTATTGTTCATCCTGTTAATCAATGCGTCAATTGTGGGAGATCGTTAGCTTCTGTTCCCTCTGACTATGAAAGAAGACAGGTCTTTGACATTCCTCCTATAACTATCAATTGCATTGAACATCGTTGCGAGATTAAAACATGTCCCAAATGTTCTCATGTAAACAAAGCTCTTTTTCCAGATGGTGTAACTCAGCCGACTCAATACGGTCATCGAGTTAAGTCATTTGCAGTTTATTTGCACACTTACCAATTACTTCCTTATCAGCGTGTTACCAAGTTGTTCTCTGATATTTTGGGATGCAAGATAAGTCCTGCTACTTTGGTGAACACGGAACGTAGTTGTTTTGAGAAGCTTGGAGCTTTTGAAAATACAGTGAAACATCTCCTGAAAGAATCTCCTGTCATCAATCTGGATGAAACAGGAATGAGAATAAATGCAGTTCGTAATTGGCTTCATGTGGCAGGTACAGACAAACTGACCTATTATTTTGCACATCGCAAAAGGGGCTCAGAAGCAATGGATGCTATGGGCATATTACCAGGTTACACTGGTGTTGCAACACATGATTTTTGGAAACCGTACAACAAATATGAATGTCAACATTCATTATGTAATGCACATTTATTACGAGAGTTAACTGGAGCTTCCGAAAACAGGGATCAACAGTGGCCAAAGATAATGAGTGATCTCTTGATATGCATTAAACATCATGTTGATAATGATCTTTTAGATACTGAGCTAATTCAAAGGTTCAGTGAGGATTATGATCACATAACTTGTTTAGGAGTGAATGAAAATCCTCCTGATCCGGAATCAAATGTGCGGTCTAAAAAACGAGGACGTAAGAAGCAGACCACGGTAAAGAATTTGCTGGATAGGTTTATTGGCCATAAAGAGGATATCTTACGATTTATGTACGACCAAAACGTTCCGTTTGATAACAATCAGGCTGAAAGAGATATCAGAATGACGAAAGTACAGCAGAAGATATCAGGTACTTTCCGCAGTGAACAGGGTGCAAAAAATTTCTGCCGTATAAGAGGATACGTGTCTACTGTTAATAAGAATTCTGAATCTGTTATCGATGCAATTAGTGCAATATTTTATGGCAATTCATTTGTTCCAAAGTTGCAGAATTGATCGTGGATGAAGAAATCAGCTTGGTGGAAGTGAGCTAGGCTGAATAGTTACATTTCTTATAATAATACTAAACATCACTAATCCTTTCATTGACCCTTCTATTCTTTTTTACACATGATTTAAAGGTGTGGCGACTTAATTAAATAGTCAGCAACCCTATTCATGACTATGGAAGAAAGTGCAGAAAACAGGCGAAAGATAGTCCCTGATACGAGTGCAGTCATCGATGGTATCCTTTCCACAAGGATACGTGATGATGGGCTGAGGGATGTAGACATTCACGTTCCAGAGGCAGTGGTGGCTGAATTGGAAGCCCAGGCCAACAGGGGACTTGAGATTGGATACAAAGGCCTTGAGGAGATACAGGAACTCCAGAGATATGCAGACAAAAGCAATATCAGAATATTTTTCACCGGGCCCAGACCAAACCTTGAGCAGGTCAAGCTTGCCAAGGGCGGCGAGATAGATGCACTAATAAGAGAGGTCGCAGAGGGGCTTGATGCAAATTTTGTCACCGGTGACCGGGTACAGTCACTCGTTGCAAAAGCAAAGGGACTTGAAGTTGATTTTGTAAAACCCCCATTTGAAAAATTCGGACCATTACTTGTTGATGACTTCTTCACACCTGACACAATGTCAGTTCACCTGAAGCACAAGGTTTCCCCAATGGCAAAAAAAGGTTCCATAGGGGATGTGCAATATGTAAAGATAAGAAATGAGCCCTGCACATACCAGGAATTAAAAATGATATCCAGAGAGCTGATGGATAGGGCACGTTCTGATCAGGAATCTTTTACGGAAATGACCTTCACCGGTGCAGCGGTGCTTCAGATAAGGAATATGAGGATTGCCATATCGAAGCCTCCGTTTTCCGATGATGTGGAAATCACTATTGTACGTCCGGTGGCCTCTGTATCACTGGAAGAATACCGTTTAAGCGATTTGCTCAAAGAAAGGATAAACACCCAGAGGGGTATTCTGATATCAGGACCACCAGGTGCTGGAAAGTCCACTTTTGCAGCAAGTGTTGCTACTTATCTTAATGACGGAGGATTTGTGGTCAAGACCATGGAATCACCTCGTGACCTACAGGTTCCACAAGAGATCACCCAGTACGCTCCTCTTGATGGCAGCCTTGAGAATACGGCAGATGTGCTGTTGCTTGTACGCCCGGATTATACCATATATGACGAAGTACGCAAGACCAAGGACTTCGAGATCTTTGCTGATATGAGACTTGCCGGTGTGGGCATGATCGGAGTTGTGCATGCAAACCGCGCGGTGGATGCAATTCAAAGACTTATAGGCAGGGTAGAGCTTGGTGTGATCCCGCAGGTTGTGGATACAGTGATATTCATCGACAAGGGAGAGATCGCAAAGGTACAGGTGCTTGAGTTCACTGTGAAGGTTCCGGCAGGCATGATGGAAGCCGACCTTGCCAGACCTGTTATCCTTATATCTGACCTTGAGACAGGCAAGAACGAATTTGAGATCTACACCTACGGTGAGCAAGTCGTTGTTATGCCTATTGGCGGGGAACAGAAGAGAAACCCATCATGGAAATTTGCAGAAGAAGAGGTTAAGGATGTAATCGGCAACTATGCAAACGGTCCGATAGAGGTGGAAATGATCTCAGATAACCGTGCTATGGTGCGTGTGAGAGACAAGGACATGCCCAGGGTGATTGGTAAAAGCGGCAAAACGATCGATGATATCGAGAAAGGGCTTGGCATTCATATCGATGTACGTAAGTTCGAGCCTGGAGAGGAACCTAGATATCAAGATAATGAGGAACGCAAACCACGTTCAAATAAAGAACACCACCCCATCATCGAACGTACAAAAAAGCATGTCATACTCAATGTCCCTGAAGCTTCAGGTCGTGATGTGGAAGTCTATGCAGGTGAAGGGTTCATGTTCTCAGCAACTGTAGGCAGACATGGTGATATCAAGATGAGGACAAATTCCGAGGTCGCCCAGGAGATCTTGTATGCTATGCAAGAGGGCGAGGTTTTGTGGGTTAAGGAAGTCTGAGAGCATAAAGATTACAGGGATAGTGATGCTTTTCCCTGTGACCCATCCTTCTATTTTTCAAATATTGCTGTATAGTCTGAATCAAAATGTATTTATATTTATAAATAATTAAATTTTGATTGGAATGGAAATAGACATAAAACGTGGTTATGATATCCTCCCTGACAACAATATCACGTTTGGAATAAGAATCACAAATAATACTGATCTTGTCATTTCTGACGTACAGATCATCCTCGATTATAATGAATCACTTTTCAAGTCGCAGGAAGACAGGATTCAGAAACTGGCTAGCATCCCCCCGAGCACAGCCATAACTGCTAAATTCACCTTGAAGCCCACGGGATGTATCCTCAACGAAAAAATTGGGGCAAGCATAATCTATCGTGACCCTAAATGGGAAAAACACATGGTTGATATGCGACCAAAGGAAGTACATTGTATCTGTCCTTTTTTGCGTGCAAAACCAATAACAAAAAACGAATTCCTTCAACTATCAGGTTCAGGATATGCTGTGGAATCCAGCATGAATTTTGAAGATATGAACATAGAGCAGATTACTTCTTTCCTGATGCAGACCTGTGCAACACATCTCTACATAGTAGATGAATACACAATTGCAGAAGGTAATGTGCTCCATTTCTCAGGTGAAGTCATAGGCGAGAATAATCACTACCTTCTGACAGCCCTGATAAAGGAAAATGAAGGACTTACTCAGGTCATGCTCAGGGCAGTTTCTGACAAAAAAGATGGAATACAGGGATTTCTCAACGAGATGCTGGCAAAGCTCAAGCATCTTGCAAATACAGTTAATTCTGCAAAAGAGATTGGAGTTATCAAAAATAAGCAGGTGGTCAATGTCCTTGATTCCGTAGTGAAGAGAAGCAATTCATCTGTCGAAAACACGAAATCTCCAGTTAATATCAAAAACAGTATAGTGCAGCAACCTAATACTTATTCAACCCGGAATTCAGGAATTGACCAGAGCAATAATCATGGGAAGAATCCCATGAACGATGAGGCGATTGCTGGCAAAAATAATCAAAATTCGCAAGATGAAGATGTTGCGAAAATGTATGATACCTATCGAAAGGAAATCAGGGAGAAACAAAACGGGACTGAAGAAAAAAGAGAGGTCAGTATCATCCCATATTCCCGTAATCCTGCTCCTTCTGACAAGAAACTTACTATTCTTCGCAGCACCGCACCGCCACGTAAAAAAGAAAAACCTAATTTAAAAAGACATAAGAAAAACAAGAAAGAAATCCTCATGCAGATGTTATTCATTATGGTTCTGGCCATTGTTGCAGGTTCCTTAATGCAAATCCCCATAATCAAAGAAAATATCGGTGGCAGGTTTGGAAGCTCTGACACAGAATCCAATGAGGTGAAGTTTATAGCCATTGGTTTTCTCAATGCAGTGAATGAAAGTCAATTCAGTATTGCTTTTAGTATGTATCAGGGAAAGGATCTTCTTGTTCCCGCAAGTGTTGAGATGCTGTTCAGTAATGAAGGAATTAAACCGAATAGTATTAAGCAGATAGATATTGTATCAAATGAAATCGAAGACGACACTGCAGTCATGGCACTAAACTGTACTGTATCCAGTGTTGATATTCTTGGAAAGGAAACTGATATTTCAGTTATACCGGTCTATTTGCAGCTACATGATATTGACCAGGGCTGGACAGTAACATCTGTTTCATTTATCCAGCCGTATGATATTGAATCCAGTAGATCGGCAGAAGTGGTTTAAGAGTAACGAGTTTCAACCCTCCTGAACGAAACAGCTACAAATTTGGTTTTTATTCAGCAATTCGTGAGAGAGTGCAGGAAGAGTTAGTGATGTGTGCTTAGATACTCTGCGACATACCTGGCAAAATCATCAAAATCGTCCAGCCTTTCGGTCAGGAACATATACAGAATATCGAGGTCTACTTCTTCGTACATGTGAACAAGGATATTTCTAAAACCTGCTGCTTGAGCGAATTCTTCTGCAAATTCACCTGGAATTATACCCTTCTGCCCTAATGTCAGAAACACACTTTTGTAGTCCTCAGGTCTCTTAAACCCTTCTTCAGAAATAATTATTTCACCTATGTCTATTGCACTTTCAATAACAAGCTGGAAATTTCTTTCAACTGCACATCGTAGTTCATAATTTGTTTCCAGATTGGTACTCTCTGTATCAATAGACTTCAAGTAACTGACACATCTTTGCATAAAGTTCAGTTTTCTGAGGATTTTGTCAGCAGCAGATATTCAAACCAGCCCCTTTTCCATAATTCTTTTGAGAAGACTCTGGTTCAAGAAATCCTCATGGTACTTCCTGTCCAGATATTGTGACATTATACGCTGCTCCACATCCAGTTTCAAATCGTGATTCCTTTCAAGTATCAGAACGTTTGGCTTTATAATCTCAAAACTAAGCACCGGTGATGTATCATTGATTATCAGAAGGTCTAATCTATCACTTTTGAGCAAAGTTGTGAGACTGCCTATCAGTTCAATAAGTTTATGATTTTTCTGGGCTTTTGTCAGCGATTCTGACAAATAGACACCTATATCGATGTCACTCAGAACACCGGCTTTCCCCTCTGACACAGACCCAAAAAGGTAAGCAAGCTCAACGTGTTCCTCTTTCTGAAAGAAATCTTTGAGGAGAGGGAGCAATTTATCTTTTTCGAAGGGTTGGTTGCTTGTATTCATGGATATCTGAAAAGATAATGTTCTAAATTTTAGTATGTGTTTATAAGTGATAAAGGTTGAGTGGTTAGTCCTTTTCCCACAGGTGACCACAAAAGTGCTATATAGAATGTGGTCACCCATACAAGCCGGAATAACATCGCTGCCAAGCAACTCACCCTGTTGCTTTTAAGCCTTTTTCAAAACAACTGCTTTGTCAGGAAAACGTTTTGGCCTATCCACAACTGTAAGCCCTGCACTACCGGCTATTTTAATGGATTCTTCAAATGCCTTTTTTGAAACATGCAACGGTGGCTCAACTACATAAATCAGACCATCTGTTTTGAGTATTGATTCCAGCTCCCTGAAAAATGCGTCTTTATCCGCCACCTCATGAACCATATAGAACAGGAAAACAAAGTCAAAATTCCCGGACACACCTATTTTGTCTGCAGCACACTTATGCAGTACGATATTCAGTTCTGTTTCAGATCCCTCTATCTTTTCCCTCAGTTTCGCAAGCATA
Encoded proteins:
- a CDS encoding class I SAM-dependent methyltransferase, with protein sequence MTSNTTHVCPVAISIILNNRIRRWLQNPRKILGPYIKEGMDVLEVGCGPGFFTIDMAQMLGKSGQVVAVDLQESMLAKLREKIEGSETELNIVLHKCAADKIGVSGNFDFVFLFYMVHEVADKDAFFRELESILKTDGLIYVVEPPLHVSKKAFEESIKIAGSAGLTVVDRPKRFPDKAVVLKKA